The genomic region GCCGGCTGCGCTGCCGTGGATGTGGCAATGCAGGCATAGATCCCATTCTCCGCCAGCAGATCCAGGATTTTATCCAGCCACTCAAAATCATAGTGATCTTCAGCTGGCTGAAGTTTCGCCCAGCTGAAGACCGGGACTGTCACCACATTAATTCCTGCCTGCTTAAACAGGCGTATATCTTCATGCCAGACTTCTTCTGGCCATTGATCTGGGTTCCAATCTCCGCCATAGTAAACTGCTTTTAATTTTGGATTAATCATCTGCTGTGCCCCTTTCTGTGATTTATTTTAACTGGTTGTAAGCAAACTCGCCCTGTATTGGTTAGACATTCAAAAAGATAATCCTTCTGCAATATTTTTTATCTGAGTTTTACAAGAGCATCAGCTTCACCAAGGGGTTTACTGTAAAGATAACCCTGCATCACATCGCAGCCGCTGGCTGCAAGATACTCACGCTGCTCCTCATGCTCCACACCTTCAGCCACGACTTTCAGTCCCAATTTGTGGCACATGGCGATCAGATCCTGGATAATCTGCTTCTGTCCATTTTTTACAAGAATTTTATCAATAAAACTTTTATCGATTTTGATGCAGTCAATTGGCAGATCTTCGATTCTTGCTAGAGACGAATAGCCGGTACCGAAATCATCTAGGGCAATCGTAATGCCCAGACTTCTGAGAGAGCAGAGTTTTGAACGAATATCGTCAAGATCCTCAATAATCATCGACTCAGTAATCTCCAGCTGGAGGTTGCTCGGTTCGATGCCCGATGCCTCGATGATTTCTTGCACCTGCTGGGCAAAATCCGGCTGGTAGAGCTCAACTACCGAAATATTGACGGCCGTATGGAGTTCAGGATAACCGGCTTCTCTCAACTTATTAATGAAATCACAAGCCTCTGTAATGGCCCATAATCCGAAAGGAATGATAAGATCTTGACGTTCAGCGATTGGAATAAACTCTCCCGGAGATACCGGGCCGAAAGTGGGGGAATTCATCCTGGCCAGAGCCTCAAAACCGCAGATCTGTCCGGATGACAGGCAAACTTTAGGTTGATACAAGAGATACAAAGTATCAGTAGTGGGGTTAGCTAAAAACTCTGCCATTTCCGCCGCAATAATTTCCTGGCGGTGCAGCAAAGTTTCCATCTGTTTGTCGTAAAAGGCATATGCATTAGCCGGATCATTCTCCGCATGCATCAGCGCAACCGATGCTTGCGTAAAGAGCTTGTCAGCAGAACTAAAAGAACCGTTTAACTCTACAATTCCTACATAAATCTTCAGCTGCCGCTCCACAAAATTGGGACTGTCCTCTAAAACTCGGGTGACGCTCTCTGCCAAAGATGCCAGCGCATCCCGGCTCGGGTAATCCCGCACATAGATCAGAAGGCGGTTAGCTGTAAATCTAAACAGCTGGCAGCCGGGGCACTCCAAATTCTGCACCTTTTCTGCTAGGGTTTTAATAACTTGATCACCAATATTAAAACCGTAAGTAGAGTTGACCTCACTTAAATTGCTGCCGTGAATCATGAGAATTGCTCTCGATTTCTCCTCAGGCCAAGTCAAATCGTCCCGGAGCACTTCTTCCAGATAAGCTTTGTTGGGCAGTCCGGTTAAAGAATCTTGATAAGCAGTGATCATCAGCTTTTTGTTGTGCCGGAAGTTGCTGAGCATGATGTAAATCAAACCTAAGAAAAGCCCGGCAGTTACCAGTGCTCCTAACAGCTCAGTTGTGCGGGCAATCGCAGTAATATCCGCGGTCAGCTTACCGACATTAAGTGTGCCCACATGTTCATCTCCAACGTAGATTGGCACGTAAACTTCATAAAATTCACCCTGGGGACTGGTGAGATTCATGGTTGAATAGGTGTCTCCGGCTTGGATGGCTGCGCGGATATCTGGATCCTCAACCACCTCGCCGATCTCATGCATGCCATTGCCGGCTACAATCTTAAATTCATTGTCAATCATGCAGACATGATCCACCAGCTCAAAACTGGCAATTTCCTCAATTATGCGGGGTATCTCAAATGAGGCTAAAAGATTTTCTACTATGCCGGCTCTAATACCAAGCTGAACAAACCGCCCATCGGCTAGTTTCACATAGCCGTATTTGTAATACTCACCGGATTCAGTATCAGCTCGAATTTCTTCAATCAGAGCAGTTTCGCTGCTGGTCATGAATTCATAGACCGGATGGCCGGGCAGCGCCTGCCAGCCGAGGTATGCCTCACGGGTAGAGTAAATAATCTCACCCTCGGGGCTGAAAACATAAATCTCATCAACCTCAAGCAGATCCGCAAGCTCAATTAGGGACTCATTGGTAATCTGTTCCGCGTACCTGGCAGCGGTTCTGCTGGCGCTGAGCAGCCGCTTTTCCAGAGTTTCATTAATAATTCCATAGGCCTCGGCGGTTTTCGTGAGGCTGTGGGAGTAAACACGGGTGTAGTTGATATACTCCTGCTCCATCTTTTCGAGGAAATAGTTCCTAATCGAACTGACCAGAAAATACTCGGAAATAAAAAACACGACCGTAACAAGCAAAACTGCAATGACATAAGGACGCAGCCTGATAGTTTTTTTCATGTGCCACTACCTCCATCGCGCTGAGCGATCGTGAGAGATCGAAAGAACCATAAAAAAACTGATAGGATTCCAGTTATGGAAACATTTCTTTATATGCTGTTAAATCTCCTTTTTAAAAAAATAAACCTGCGGAACCTCCGCAGGTAGAGATTTAAACATAGTGATCAGGCCGTGTACCACTGGGCTTGGGCTGCGTACATTTCAGCGTACAATCCGCCTTTCTGCATCAGCTCGGCATGGGTGCCTTCTTCAACAATCCTGCCCTCATGGAAGACCAAGATGCGGTCAGCAAGCTTAGTTGCTCCTAAACGATGGGAAATCATAATTGCGGTCCGATC from Bacillota bacterium harbors:
- a CDS encoding EAL domain-containing protein, which gives rise to MKKTIRLRPYVIAVLLVTVVFFISEYFLVSSIRNYFLEKMEQEYINYTRVYSHSLTKTAEAYGIINETLEKRLLSASRTAARYAEQITNESLIELADLLEVDEIYVFSPEGEIIYSTREAYLGWQALPGHPVYEFMTSSETALIEEIRADTESGEYYKYGYVKLADGRFVQLGIRAGIVENLLASFEIPRIIEEIASFELVDHVCMIDNEFKIVAGNGMHEIGEVVEDPDIRAAIQAGDTYSTMNLTSPQGEFYEVYVPIYVGDEHVGTLNVGKLTADITAIARTTELLGALVTAGLFLGLIYIMLSNFRHNKKLMITAYQDSLTGLPNKAYLEEVLRDDLTWPEEKSRAILMIHGSNLSEVNSTYGFNIGDQVIKTLAEKVQNLECPGCQLFRFTANRLLIYVRDYPSRDALASLAESVTRVLEDSPNFVERQLKIYVGIVELNGSFSSADKLFTQASVALMHAENDPANAYAFYDKQMETLLHRQEIIAAEMAEFLANPTTDTLYLLYQPKVCLSSGQICGFEALARMNSPTFGPVSPGEFIPIAERQDLIIPFGLWAITEACDFINKLREAGYPELHTAVNISVVELYQPDFAQQVQEIIEASGIEPSNLQLEITESMIIEDLDDIRSKLCSLRSLGITIALDDFGTGYSSLARIEDLPIDCIKIDKSFIDKILVKNGQKQIIQDLIAMCHKLGLKVVAEGVEHEEQREYLAASGCDVMQGYLYSKPLGEADALVKLR